The genomic window TCAAACCTCTTCTGTCTTCTCTCTatacagtactattttacaggcTCAGGTAGTAAACCACAGCAATAAAAGATTGTCAGTAATCCAGAGGTAAATTCAGTTGCGCTGTGTTCCTGCACAGCACAGTGATATTAGCTTGTTTAAACATGCAGTGGCTGTGATCACTATATCTGTACATCTCATTGGTCTAgtgtagtggtgctcaaccttgtTGGCCAGGGGGttagatgggcagtgcccagtccctCTTCAGGCTGGGTCTGGTGGGGCCCCATCTGGCCGTAGAAAGGGGAAAGGTGCAGCCCTACCCTGATCCAGCTCTTTAGTGGATTTAGGGGGCTTGGTCTAGCCTTAACTTGGCCCCGCAGATGGGAGGGTCAtgacctggccctgcaggagaTTGTGGGGGgtgccagccccaacctggcagcCTGGTCCCAACTCAGCCATGTGGAGGGAAGAGGATATGGCCTGGCTACAATCTGGCCATGTGGGGAGAGGGTTCATAGCTCAAATCTGGTCCATTCCACAGGGATTAGGATTTTAGCAGCAGAGGATTGGGGAtattaactgccactgctcccacaccaCCTTATTTCCCAACCTGTAGAGACCCGTAAGCTGGATTCTAAGGCTCTGAGGGCCACATCTGGCTCCCCAGGGtggaggctgagcacccctggtctagtggGTAGGACAGGTGCTGGGAATCAGACATGTATTCCATTAATACCGCATCTTAAAGTAGTCTCTAGCTGTCTTGATGGAAGGGGAATTTAACCACTCGGCATTTGGTTCCTCCGTCTGTGAATAACAAAACTTGCACCTTCTGAAAAGTGCTTTTGAGGTCTATAAAGGAAAAGTGCTCATTTATAGCACTTTCAGGATACAATCTCATTGAGGTGAAATTATTTGAACAAAATTGGGAGACAGTAATGGAAGAACATTACTTCCGTTGTTGGGACCCCACCAGACCCAGcctgcagtacaacaaggacaagtgcagagtgctgcacctggggtgcaaaaatatccagcccatctactggctgggaagtgaccctctcagcagcacagaagcactctttcttgcctaggcagggggttagacttgatgatctgttgaggtcccttccgaccctagcatctatgaatctatgaacatcagAAGGATACAGTAGAAAAAACAAAATCGGTCTGGTTCTGTTTTGGGCACATTCAGGAGTCTCTTGCTGAGTATTCTAAAAGCGGGGAAAAAAGCCCTCCAATAATTATCACTATTGGGGAATTGTACTAAGTTTACTCAAATTTGACAAAGGTTTGTCTTTGACATCTGCTGTTCAGAAATCATCTTGGTGACTCTTTGTTTGGAGGTTtagtataaatattttaaatataagttGTCTGAAACCTGAAGAATTTTCCTCAGCATTTTCCCAGTTCAATATTTGTGGAAACAAGCACAGAATTAATGAATTATGCTCTGCTGAATTGGATTGAATACTGAACTAAGGAGAATTAAGCTGTATGTATAGCTGATGAACCTGGGTTTTACTTATAGTGCTTGTTGTACGAGTTGTTTCCATGCGTCACTAACTAGGTAATAAACACCTGATGGGGACACTAAACAATTTAGACTCGTTTTAagggacttttatttttttttgcactttgtAAAACTTTTCcagaaacaaaatcaaaaccaaagccgTATGTTGTATTACAACGGGCGGTTTAAAGTACTGCTCAGTCCAACAGGTAAATGTCCTTAAAATACTGATCTCCTGACGTCTTGCATAGAACGTTGGTGTAGTTTGTTGCGTCAGTCCTACACAAACCCACCCGGGATGACGCTCTTGGGGAGAAGGTAAACTATtccaatgaaaataaaatctgcaaTAAACTTGTTGCTGTATGAGCTAGCGGGTAAGTGCATTCTTCCCACATGCAGAACGTTTTGGTATAAGAGAGGAGGTGACAAGCATTGTTTGTCAGGGAACCTGGGATGGAAATGATGCACATCACTATAAAGCCACAGAAAGATCAgaataaatatttggaaaaactaATAATTCCTCACTGCAAAGAACTTGATAAAGCATATTCTGTAGGAGACAAGCTCTTTAACAATTGGCTATTCATTCAGACTGAAAACTACGGTGACAGCCTGCAATGAAGGAACAGAGACTCCATTGATTACCAGATCAGCTGACAGTTTATTAcagtttgcaaaaaaacaaaGGCTCAGACCTCACAGTTCTGGTCTTTTATCTAAATCAGTTCAAGAGAGAGAAGCTTTAAACTTGTGAGGCTGTTGAGCTTGGTAGCTCCCATCTATTTCAAGAACCAGTGTCCGCATCTAGGTCAACAATGCAGAAGTTTGCCAGGTCCCACAGTCTCCAGCTTTGAGCTTCCCCAATTGTCCTCTGTATTTCCACCCCAAGTATAAACAGTAGAGTTCATGCTATCTAAAAATAAACAGAGATACTGCCTCAGAGCCCAGTTTGTAGGTCTTGTGTTTTCAGTAAATGGGCTTACTGTTTGGAAATTTTAAGTTAAACTATGCCTTTGTTCATGCTCAAGACATTTAGACTAAGGAATAAAGTGTAAAAAGTTGTGGAATGTTTGGTGTCTGCGCCTAATCATCCTATTATCAGTTCAGAGTTTCTTAATTTTGCATGGCTTCACCCACATCTTGAAACTGCTCTCTTTAAATTACTAAGGATGGAAATAAAGAGTTTCTGATTTGTGGATTTGTTTTAGTGACTTAAGTTGACTGCCTAGCGACTGGGGTGATAAGTGCTTTAGGAATGTTAATGGGTGGCAATCTTGGGATCTTCAAGAAAGGAATCTGGCAAGTTAAAGTAGTTCTTTGCCAAGGCTGTGGTGTGTGAACTATTGCAGTACAGGCCAGATTATGCGTATGCCTGAAAGGGATACTGacatcatattttaaaaatgtcctATTAGGTAACCAGCTTAGATAATTGTATCTGCAGTGGCTAAAGCCCTAAGCTTACTTTGGGACCTGCCAGTAGAAGCCTGGGCCTATGAGAAGTTTGTTGCTAGGACCCACATCTTGCTGACTGAGAAGGGCAGAGTAAATGTAGCAGGAAGGAGGGGATGTGTCTGCTAAATCCCTGACCTggtgatttgtttttctttggttAGGAAAAGATTGAAATGCAGCATTCAGAAGGCTATCGGCAGATCTCCTCACTAGAAGAAGACCTGGCGCAGACAAAAGCCATTAAAGATCAACTTCAGAAGTATATTCGGGAACTTGAGCAAGCAAATGATGACTTGGAAAGAGCAAAAAGGTGGCAAAGATGTTTTTCCAATTCTGCCTTGTTTTGGGGGTCTCATAAAATTGAGCAGGTGCATTATGGTGCTGTACTGGTTAGACTGAACTTTCTGAAGCTGCAGTACATATGTTGGATTGTTTGTTTCTTAATCCCTTACAAGCTTAAAGTTAAGTCACTTCTGCTTTCCACTCTCCACACTGAAATAGGGTTTATGTGGAGAATCCAGTAGTGACCACTGtataaatttctttttcttctggctACACAGAGCCACTATAATGTCCCTGGAAGATTTTGAACAGCGTTTAAACCAGGCTATTGAAAGAAATGCCTTTCTGGAAAGTGAGCTGGATGAGAAGGAGAACCTCCTGGAGTCAGTGCAGCGCCTGAAGGATGAAGCTAGAGGTTAGAAAACATTGGTTTAGGTAGACCCCTGCTTCCCCTTCCAAACTCCCAATTATTAAATCCTCCCCCAACTGTCAGTGTCTGGTAAGTTGGGCGTTTAACTTTGTGAGGCATTTGGACCTTAATTTTTAGAAACAACTCAGGAAgctcccctgctcctctgctgtaTTGAGAGTATTCAGTAGCAGACCAGGGGCCAAAGACGTGTCCCAGAATGCCGTATGTCCTTCTGTGAGGCCTCTGTTTTAGAGACAAGGACATCCTCTTGGGGTGGGGCATACATTCTTTTGTCCTAGCTGCACACTTCATTGTGAGTTCAAAGGATGTGATTTTTAGCTAATACAGTAGGGATATTGTCTATCTCCATCCTTTACCAGCTTAAAAGAAAGGAGCCAATGAGGACAGTCTGAAGAGGCCATTTGTTAATATACCCTCGTGAGTGAATACTATTTGTTTAATTCACACAAACTTCACAGTGAACAATTCAGTTATTTTCCCTATGCCCAGTTTaccaatctgtaaaatgggagtaaAACTCTTCATCTGTGTGATGGATGGAGGATGAGTTCATTGTCATCTTGAAGTGCACAGTTAATAAGTAGCAGTAAAATTATACCTGGAATCACTATCATGAGGGTGACACAATCCCAGTAAGGCCTGGTTTCCTGATTGGTCAGGCTAAGATGCTCAGAATTTTTAGCCTGtagaataggggtgggcaaaatggcagatctggccagaggccagactccatttcccagtagcctcTGCCTCTTGCTGCGGCTGGGTTCCATGGGGCCCCAGCAGTGCCAGTGCCCTGGCAGCACGGAGttaggatttccatggagaccagccccagcagtgctggcagagcatGTGGTTGGGTAAGGACAGGCTCCACGGCCGGGTTTGGGATCTTGcaatggtgacagcatggtccggagctggggcagagtatGATCCATTGCCTGTGCCGCCCCTGCCTGGGGTATGCGGGGAGTggattcccagctctgccccgaTTCCGACCACAttgtcaccgctgcaagatccagtattgccaaccccaccgtgccaaaaatcatgagatgaaCTCTTAAAACGTCGAGAGATTGGCATGTAAATCATGGGATGCTATatttgaaatgtgtgtgtgttatttgtgaaggtgttgggggctgtgggtgagggggggtttggagcctggaAAGAGAGGTTCCCCATACAccctggcaggatgggtgcaaactagtggagactAGATGACtagattcaggttggacattaggaagacattttttacagtaaaggTGTCccgaatctggaatgggtttccaagggaggtggtactatcgcctaacttggaggtcttcaagaggaggcttgatagacaaGAGGAGGCttgtctgaccttggtcctctttcctgccaggagcagggagtcGGACATGActatcctttgtggtcccttccgactctacaatctctgaatctatgatgtggagtactgtgggtcaggagtgaggagcagcagcagggctgggtgggctgtggcttgagagtgaggaGCAGATAGACAGAGACACAGggacagcacccagctggtaaaTGGAGGGAAAGTGGGGGTGGAGATCAAGggccctggagggagggagggagtgtggtggAAGAAGGGGCagtggtgaatggggccctggggccgggGCGGGTTGTCCAGAGGTGCTGGGGGTAGGGGTGGCTACCTGCAGCAGCCCAcactcctgggggaggcatgggggcacgtGTCTCCCGTGGGACAGAGGCAGGTTGCTCTCTCAGGGCTCTGTACCCTGCTGCCTTTATCCCAGGAACTCAGCCATGGGACCGCAGTGTGCCTCCTGTCCCATGTCCCCCATGGGGATGTGCCGCCTGCCCcaagtcccctgcctgcctggcaggtaGCAATGGCATTGTGAGGCTGAGCTctggagcagggcacagagccccagcccgcagggggcagcctgcccctgccccatggggggcacatgcccccatgcctcccccaggggtgcgtgcTGCTgcggggagctgcccccctcccctgcacctctggaTGACTGGCCCCGGGCcctcattcacccctgccctgttccttccccaccccctccctcactgtgggggcctcgatcttttttccccctcccctttcctccccccctttCCCTTCACTTACGagctgggaaaatccagagaGCTGAGGGTTGGATCGGGAGTTCGCGAGTCGGAGTTATTTTGACTTCGAAATCCTGAATCTCGTGATGGTTTTGCGACACTCGGCGTTACTGAAGAGCTGAGCCCTGgaacagctccctgctcagctgtgtgccctgccagtgctgctggggccagtttccatggaaaccctgacccCTTGCTGtcagggcactgctgctgctgagctctccatggaaaccggctgtAGCaatctgggcaggggctgctgggaaatggagaggGCTgagggctggactttgcctgcccctgctatagaaGCTACTTCATAGACAGAGGCAATGAAATGCAATGGTGGGGAAGGTCAGCCATATAACCTAACAAGAGCATTTTTCATGCATGTTGATCTATATTGAAATATGTATCCCAAATGTTTCTCTTTAGACTTACGGCAAGAACTTGCagtgcagcagaagcaggagaaaccCAAAACGCCTATACGAAGTACTCTGGAGGCGGAAAGAACGGACACAGCTGTGCAAGCAACCTTATCCGTGCCTTCTACCCCTATAGCCCATAGGGGACCCAGTGTCAGTCTGAGCACTCCAGGAACTTTCAGAAGAGGTAGGAGAGACCAACAGCAGTCAGGTGTAAGCCTGTCATACAATCCAGTTCCCCTTTTCAGCGTAGGAATTTAAATTTTAAGCATTTAATGTAAGCATTTAAAATTTTCTAAACTAAATCGCCAGAACTAGAACACAGAAGTAGAACTGAACATTCAGGGCTGAATGAGACAAGTGTTTTAAGCTAAGTGGTTTGGTGTACGTCTAGGCAATTCATTATAAAAATGTGAGGTGCTAAAAAACGTGAAAGAACCTAATGAATAACCTAATATAGAGTCAGTAGCAGTCTCTGATTATCCTGGATTACTTTGATGGAAAGGAGATTAGGTGTCAACATGTGCTAGTACTCTTGGTTGTGCAAAGATGTTGAAGTAGCCAGAGGATGGTTGCTGAATTAGAGACACTTGGCTCCAAAACAGCAGGAGAGTGACCATATCACTGTCTGTAGCAAACTACTAACTGCTTGCCCTTATCCATACTTTTAGTTGTTTGTTTTCATGAGTGCTGACTAGTTAAACAACAGCCTCCTTCTTCTTGTCTCCAATCAtccatactttttaaaaaaactttagTATAGAAAGCTCAGCTGTATTTTTGGGCTTGTATACAGGGAAGAGTTGGTTTCTTGTGATGATATTCAATACTAATGATATAATATAACAGCTGTGACAAGTGTTGATAAATTCTAAATGCTTCTGACCCAGGTATTCCTATCCCCAAACCCTCTATTCTATCAAAAAAAGCTGGTATAAAAGATCCTCTCATAAAAAACAGAGGAGCAAGGAATTCTTGAAACAGGGAATACAGTCTGGGATCCCTTGATTTCTGTGAAGGAAATATTTTATGTGCTGCTTGTCTTTGGTTTCATGGCAAGTGATAGAGATGCAGAATGCTCCTTGTGAAGTCAAAGGGCTTTTGAAGCCAGGGCACATTGCGGGTACTTCATCTCTGCGGTGACCCAGTGTAGTCTCAAAGACACAGAGATTTCTTTTGTAATGAGAAGTGTAATTCAGATAAAAGGTGAGGAGGAAATATTTACATTTGCCATCAAATGTCCTATGGTCTGTTGTCAGCGGTTAAAGGCTTCTCTGCTTTGCACATATGTGATGGAACGCATAACCCTATTTTTTAATTTCTCCTCAAGGTTTTGAAGATGGTTACAGTGGGGCTCCTCTCACGCCAGCTGCTAGGATATCCGCACTTAACATTGTGGGAGACTTGCTACGGAAAGTAGGGGTGAGTGGTTGAGACCGAGGCTAATCAGGGGCGGTGGAAGTGGTTGGGATTGTGTGAGGGAAAGGAGCTACTAGCCTTTGTATTAAATGAGTGAATCCATAGAGATAAACTCAAACCAACACTTGGCTCCAGGCAGACTTGAATTCTGCAAGGGAGAGCTTTGGAATTTGAATCTGTATTTTATAACTCTGACCTGTCTCTCGATATAACGCAGCTGATTAAACGCTGAATGTTGTTCCTCTCTGGTCTTTGCCCCATGCCAGATGCTGATCAGCTTGACTGTAATTCCTTTCCAGCTTTCTGGAAGAGGACGAGGAAGGGTCAGGGAAAGGGAAAGCAGAGCTGGTCAGTGTAAATGGGAGCAGTTTGAGGTGGGGGGATATGCTGCACTCTGGAAGAGGGTGATTCAGGCATGCTAACGTACACTGCCAGGAGGGCTTCTGGTGGCCCCTGCACTGGTATACCTTGTAGTGTCCTGCATAGTGTCTAGCCCCCTCTAGCAATTCCTGAGTAGCAACTCCCAGACATTCGGCCTGGTGCCTGAACCTTGACTTGTTGAGGGTGGAAGGCTTGAAAGAACATTCAGGCTTACAAAGAAACGAGGCCTATAGGAGTCGCCCTGTTATAAAAGAGCTGTTAACATTTCTGTGGCAGTCAAGACTTTCTTGATTAACTCAACTCGGCATTTAGTGGCTTTCTCCTCCTTACCCTAAGAGTTAATTTCTTCAGAAAAGCCATGTAATAATGAGACATAAAGGGCAcgatcatcagggatcctagtttgctctgtttaaaaattccaaattctctgattttaaaaaagctaaaaatctgtttttccgtgattaaaatgaaacaatactatttacatatgtatatgtatacacacacattctaaatacctatacattttggcatttgattttggtttttaaaatggaaaatcagagctcccctgccccctttgcttaccAGGACACAGGTCTGGCTATGGCTgttgtttccctccctcccccactgctctgtggtgCTAAACAGTTTTGAtatcctggtgcccctcactcctggtccatagcaccccccaccccgttCTTCTTGTGACGGTCATTCCTGATCTGATGCCCCCTGcgccccagcccctcagtgtgtggggaaggggagtgggggcacaggcacatgacacccccccccccccactccactgcatcacccatgccccctgctgcatggaccATGAGCCCCCACACCCATAAACTTAactggagggggcagcaggagctgctctccactgctgccttgctgccacgtgcatgtgtgtacatgcatgtggcacccttCTTGTCCTGCTCCCACCcgcagtcccaagcagccccttgcggAAATGTAGACGATGGTAGGTTTACCCTACCATCGTCtacgtttttctccttttaaaaaagaaagttcacgtttttccatggcaaatggaaaatacGAATCCCTGATGATCATGAAGGAAGTGGCCATTGTATATCTGCAGCATCTCTCATCTTCCTTCCTGGGGTTAGCCACAAACACCTTTTACCATCATAGATTTAAATTATTAGAAAATCTTCCCTTGGGCCTAGTGCCAGGGAGAAGACTGATGTCTAATCCTTAGACAAAATGTGTTTTCTCCAGGCCTTGGAGTCCAAGCTTGCATCGTGTCGGAATTTTGTGTATGACCAGTCGCCGAACAGAACCATCGTGTCCTCATCCCCATTCATGAACAGGAGCAGAGATGGCTTTGAACGACTGGGTCCTTCCCATCTCCCCCTGTGTGATACAGGGTTAGTCCTAGGCTTTGAATGTTAATGTTGCTCTGACCTGTTACCTTAAAGCCTTCACCCTTTTTGATTACTGTATTCACTCAtatccaagacaaggtttccgttccttctcccccccccccggtccactgaacagggtgggggtggcGGGGGACTTGTTTTGGATTTGAATACCAGCTCGGGGCAGGTGGTTGCATCAGCTGcactgcagccttgggctggggctggggctggagctggggctggggctggagctggaactgTTGCCTCTGCTGCC from Alligator mississippiensis isolate rAllMis1 chromosome 13, rAllMis1, whole genome shotgun sequence includes these protein-coding regions:
- the NDE1 gene encoding nuclear distribution protein nudE homolog 1 isoform X1; its protein translation is MEDLEGHHFSSVEEETRYWKELAMKYKQCAENTQEELREFQEGSREYEAELETQLQQTESRNRDLLSENNRLRMELESIKEKIEMQHSEGYRQISSLEEDLAQTKAIKDQLQKYIRELEQANDDLERAKRATIMSLEDFEQRLNQAIERNAFLESELDEKENLLESVQRLKDEARDLRQELAVQQKQEKPKTPIRSTLEAERTDTAVQATLSVPSTPIAHRGPSVSLSTPGTFRRGFEDGYSGAPLTPAARISALNIVGDLLRKVGALESKLASCRNFVYDQSPNRTIVSSSPFMNRSRDGFERLGPSHLPLCDTGLVKRLEFGTRPSNIGAPMAHSPQGVVKMLL
- the NDE1 gene encoding nuclear distribution protein nudE homolog 1 isoform X2; amino-acid sequence: MEDLEGHHFSSVEEETRYWKELAMKYKQCAENTQEELREFQEGSREYEAELETQLQQTESRNRDLLSENNRLRMELESIKEKIEMQHSEGYRQISSLEEDLAQTKAIKDQLQKYIRELEQANDDLERAKRATIMSLEDFEQRLNQAIERNAFLESELDEKENLLESVQRLKDEARDLRQELAVQQKQEKPKTPIRSTLEAERTDTAVQATLSVPSTPIAHRGPSVSLSTPGTFRRGFEDGYSGAPLTPAARISALNIVGDLLRKVGMLISLTVIPFQLSGRGRGRVRERESRAGLGVQACIVSEFCV